The following are encoded in a window of Streptomyces sp. Go-475 genomic DNA:
- a CDS encoding ABC transporter substrate-binding protein, translating into MEGNRTARRTVLRTAGVLAAASALTGCGTLMGSGESRGSSGGGGKKRLVVSNSGGAYNDALTKAIYEPFAKETGITVTTVNYQSAQIIAQVKQGRPQVDLMDNSLLIFQKMARLECLEPIDHDRLKNVKGAGIAEHNLPEHAVGKNVWASLMAYRTDSLKRAPKSWADFWNTHSFAGPRSLQSAEVDLPELEFALLADGVPLDKLYPLDVDRAFASMSRIRGGVKKFWNTGALPAVLLGRKEVVMTSLWGGRADELIKQGIPIAYQWHGARRMTSGWGIPKGADNTDAAYKLIDFSLRPEVQAAFSKLFPHGPVVPGAVKLLSDDVLATLPTSPENLKNGFDADVAWWDKNLEAVTKRWQEWADA; encoded by the coding sequence ATGGAAGGCAACCGGACAGCCCGCAGAACCGTACTCCGTACCGCAGGCGTTCTTGCCGCTGCCTCGGCCCTGACCGGCTGCGGCACCCTGATGGGCTCCGGCGAAAGCCGCGGCTCGTCGGGCGGTGGCGGCAAGAAGCGGCTCGTCGTCAGCAACAGCGGCGGCGCCTACAACGACGCGCTGACGAAGGCGATCTACGAGCCGTTCGCCAAGGAGACCGGCATCACGGTCACCACGGTCAACTACCAGTCCGCCCAGATCATCGCCCAGGTCAAGCAGGGCCGTCCGCAGGTCGACCTGATGGACAACTCGCTGCTGATCTTCCAGAAGATGGCGCGCCTGGAATGTCTGGAGCCCATCGATCACGACCGGCTGAAGAACGTCAAGGGCGCCGGGATCGCGGAACACAACCTGCCCGAGCACGCGGTCGGCAAGAACGTGTGGGCCAGCCTCATGGCCTACCGCACGGACAGCCTCAAGCGCGCCCCGAAGAGCTGGGCCGACTTCTGGAACACGCATTCCTTCGCCGGTCCGCGCTCGCTGCAGAGCGCGGAAGTGGACCTACCGGAGCTGGAGTTCGCCCTGCTCGCTGACGGTGTACCGCTGGACAAGCTGTATCCGCTGGATGTGGACCGGGCGTTCGCCTCGATGTCGCGGATCCGCGGCGGCGTGAAGAAGTTCTGGAACACCGGCGCCCTGCCGGCGGTCCTGCTCGGCCGCAAGGAGGTCGTCATGACCAGCCTGTGGGGTGGCCGCGCGGACGAGCTGATCAAGCAGGGCATTCCGATCGCTTACCAGTGGCACGGGGCCCGCAGGATGACCAGCGGCTGGGGCATTCCGAAGGGCGCGGACAACACGGACGCGGCCTACAAGCTGATCGACTTCTCCCTGCGCCCCGAGGTCCAGGCGGCGTTCTCCAAGCTCTTCCCGCATGGCCCGGTGGTCCCCGGCGCCGTCAAGCTGCTCTCCGACGACGTCCTGGCCACGCTCCCCACCTCCCCCGAGAACCTCAAGAATGGGTTCGACGCCGATGTGGCGTGGTGGGACAAGAACCTCGAGGCGGTTACCAAGCGCTGGCAGGAGTGGGCCGATGCCTGA
- a CDS encoding SDR family NAD(P)-dependent oxidoreductase yields MGLPDMRLKNITALVTGASSGIGEAVSSHFRREGARLLLTGRKERLPSARPDDLYVPGDLNDEAFVEALADRAAESLGTVDVVVLNHGLQASSPLTEMPYDDAKRVLDSNLLSAFLVMKHFAPLMPPEGGSFVCVGSRLGMVGKPGEVLYSAAKGGLIMLAKGAAIEWAPRNIRVNVVAPGLTATPIIEAAIQRSADPEAYRRERESQIPLQRLATPEEVADAVLFLASSESSYITGAVLPVDGGYTAF; encoded by the coding sequence ATGGGACTGCCTGACATGAGACTCAAGAACATCACGGCCCTGGTGACCGGTGCCAGCAGTGGCATCGGGGAGGCAGTGAGTTCCCACTTCCGCCGCGAGGGCGCGCGACTGCTGCTGACCGGCCGCAAGGAGCGACTTCCCTCCGCCCGGCCCGACGACCTGTACGTCCCGGGAGACCTAAACGACGAGGCGTTCGTCGAGGCCCTGGCCGACCGGGCCGCCGAGTCCCTCGGCACCGTCGACGTCGTCGTCCTCAACCACGGCCTGCAGGCCAGCAGCCCGCTCACCGAGATGCCGTACGACGACGCGAAGAGGGTGCTCGACAGCAACCTGCTCAGCGCGTTCCTGGTGATGAAGCACTTCGCACCGCTGATGCCCCCCGAAGGAGGCTCGTTCGTCTGCGTCGGTTCACGGCTCGGCATGGTCGGCAAGCCCGGCGAGGTGCTGTATTCCGCCGCCAAGGGAGGCCTCATCATGCTCGCCAAGGGCGCGGCGATCGAATGGGCACCGCGCAACATCCGCGTCAACGTCGTCGCCCCGGGTCTGACCGCCACCCCGATCATCGAAGCCGCGATCCAGCGCAGCGCCGACCCGGAGGCGTACCGCCGCGAGCGCGAGTCCCAGATTCCGCTGCAACGCCTCGCCACCCCCGAAGAGGTGGCCGACGCGGTCCTCTTCCTCGCATCGTCGGAATCCTCCTACATCACGGGAGCGGTCCTTCCCGTCGACGGCGGGTACACCGCCTTCTGA